The DNA region tttaaatattttttatatttttatctattttctgtatattttttatgtattttttcatttttttatattttttttatctatttcggcccgtcgggccgaccgggccgtcgggccgaaatcgtgcccgggccggcccggcacggcacggtcaccgacgggccgtgccgtgggccgaggggaaggcacgcgggccggcacggcacggcccgttactgtagatgggccgtttaggccgtgccgtagccgggccgtgccgagtcgggcccgtgccgggccggcacgaacGGCCCATTTAGCCATGTCTGCTAACACCTTTGAGACCCTGAAATATTGCAGGATGCAGGTACTCTGTTCGCCATCTCCATGATTTTTTCCACATTTTGTCGCTCCTGTGGCAGCGGCAAATGGGGTGACATGGGTTGGACGGTATTTGCCCAGGaatttgcttctccttttcatttctCCCTCCACGGATCGTTTTAGACATataatttttgctctactgtggCTGCCGGAAAATAGGGTCACCGACCACCCAGGCTGGGCATAGGGGCAGCACCTCGGGCTCATTCCGGCGTTCGGGCATGCGCCACCCGGTCGACGTGCAACAGGCACCGGCGCACCGCTCGGCCCGCCTGCCGCCGCGCCTGGAAGCGGCTGCAGCAGCTCTCGACGACCCTGGAGCCCCGGCGCTTCGGCTAGCATGGAGCGGGTCTCCGCTCAAGTGTCTCGCGCCCCGGCCGGAGACACCACATGGCACGCTGCGGCCCAGGGTGACATGGACACGGGGTACGTACAGGTGCACGGCTGCACGTACGCTCCCCGCGTGTAGGTACAGCACGAGACGCGCGAGCACTACATGCAATGTGACGCCGGTGGAAACGACGCGTCGGGAGGACCGGAGGGCATGGACGCATGGTCGCCGTGACGCAGCCGCCGCGCACCGGAGATGGTAGCCCAAACCCCCTATACTTGTTGGCCTGCTCCACCGCGCTGCTGCAACATCTTCCTAATGGAGGTGGTAACGGGACAGAAAGACAATATGAGCGAGCGACCGCCCGACTGGATCAAGTGCCCGTCCAGCACAAAATTATGCCAGAAACAGATTAACCCGTATTTGTACCGTGTCCTTGTAGCAACAACTGTTGCAAGGTAGATCACATCCAAGACAATAGTTAAAATATGCTCAGACAGGTCACAATTTTGTGTGACTGCGCATTGGCCATCAAAAGCAGAGCCAAATAGACATAGGGTTAGCCACTGCAGAGCCGCACGGCATAGGAATTACTGAACGATGCTGGTGGATAAATACAGTAACACACATTGCATTTATTAACTTATCGAATACCAGCTGGTCGGCTACTGGTTGGAGAGCACACTACAATCCGCTCAGTAACGAACAAAACGCTACCATGTAACTAGCAAAAACCCAGCTTCTGGTACTGGACAAAAGCAATCAGCTACCTTAGCTTTCCTATATTTAAATGGAAGTACAACTTAACCTTAAATTGACCACCCAAAAGCTGCTTCCAGCTGCCTTACAGGCTTAACTTTACAAGTCTACTGATGCCGCGGCTATATTCGGCCTATCAATGCCCACCAACGCTCATCACCGTTCTCCAACAATCCCCGGCGCTCCAAGCTGCAAGCATCATGCATATGAGCTGAGACTCAGATTGGGAATGCTAGGGTGTTCAATTAACCAGCAAGTAATTGTAAGATTAGCATTTTTCACAAAGCACAAAGTAAGACTGAGTTACCTTTCGCCGGCTTCTCGATCCACGGGCCGTTCATAATGTTCAAAATGCTGCAGGCATCGCTGTATTCCAGATCAGGTAGTAGCTTGGGCGTCAGAAGGAAGCACCTGCAGCCAAAAGAAACAGGCGGTTACCAGATGTCTGCAGGCCTACAGATATGTATGATGTCCAAAATGTTGCGAGCACTGTCACTAACTGTGGTGTGTTCACTTGGCTGGCAGCTCTGACAAGCTGCTGGAACATCTTCCTCTCGTTTATGGGGTCCATGCCTGCATTCCCAAGGGAAAGAGTTACACCTTCTCAATGCTTACAAGCTAACAGTCAGACAAGTGAGGGAGACATGGGAACAAATGCAGGTTGCCCTGCCTTGATTTATCTCATCTACCACCCGGAAGGGGCAGTTGGTAAGATCTTGAAGTGATACGAGGTACAAGATGGTAGATACAGATCGCTCCTATGAATGGGAAGGAAATATTAGTAatcataagaaggcataaggaAAAGCTATGGCAATAGATCCGGCAAATTTCTTCATACCCCTCCAGATTGGTGATGAGCACTTAGCACCTGCAACTGACTAGTTTGCCTGACGAAAATAATACCACATTAGGGTCCAAAAGAAACTCTATTGAAGCCCTTAAACTACCTTGTAGAAGCAGCgtaaaatagacaatatatgcaatcaAGATTGGTTACATGCCATGCAAATATAGAAACTCTTTTCTTCTGAAAGAATATATATAAGAAGGCAATATACCAGCATCTACCTACTGATAGAGACTAGGAAGTAGGAATAAGGAAGCAAGCGGGActacagaaaaagaaaaaatagactaGAAAAAGAATAAGCTATCTTCAGCTATGAATTGTGATTCGTGGCAGGAAATTTTTGTTGAAATAAGCACACAGTTACAGTTTGTGTAAACCCTTCAGTAAACTGTAGAAGTGTAACCTACAGCACTGATTAAAAATCAGCCGCCTAGCCTGCCTAGGCGTCACCCTCCCACCTCGCGCCTAATTGCTGCCCGCATAGCCCACCTAATAACCGCCTAGGTGCTAGGCACCATCCACCACCCGCCTAGCACTTTTTAACCGCCTAGGTGCTAGGCACCATCCACCACCCGCCTAGCACTTTTTAAAACACTGAACCTACTTCACATCACCATATTCACTTTCAGACATGGAAATGGATAGTGATCTACACTCAGAAATGGAACTGcacataatgttttttttttgaaacagtGCAGTCCACTACAAATATGTGGATATAAGACATGGCCAGTGTACTTCACAGCTTCTGCTCGTGACCTTAAGAAAAAATAAGTGAATATAAGACCTGGTGTGATATATTTCATCCAATTCCGGAAAACCTTTcacaatgagcaacaaagacaGCAGAAAGAGATAGCGCAGGAAGTGTTGTTATCAGTTTTTTCTCTTTGCTTGTGGCTGTCGTTTTCTTTACTTTTATTACATTCAGCTACCTGTACTGTTAAATGTTAATCCTAAAAAAAGGAAATGCTAGCCAGAAAGTGGAAACTTAATCAACACAAATGAAAAAGGGTTGTTTGTCCTCTCATCATTTTGTTTCCTAATTGATCATTTGTAGACTACTAATAGGAGTGAGCCTGGTTACCCTTTCCTACTCCAGGCTATGTTTACCATTAGGAAGCAGTAAAAATGATCAATAAGGTGCAGCAGTGCTGGTTATTTATTTATCCAATTTCAAGAaatatcagaattcagaacatTGCTCACACTTGGGAAAAGGAACTCACCTAAACTTCACCTTTATAAGAATGCCATATTGATCAAAATCCAGACCGTGCTCATCTGCGAGGAAGTTTTGGCACACCAATTAGTGAGTTATCCTAAAGTGTACATATAATAGCAATAAAAGAAGAGCCATACATACCCAGTGAAACTTCTCCAGCAACTGCCATTTCTTGAAAGTTACGACTGAATGTGTCGTTTATCTTTGAAACAAGAGTCTGCAGAGTTGGAAGCCATTTACCCTACAAAACAATCAAAGTCAGGTCAAAAGAGTCATcctaaaaaattgagaaaaatgaTTTCAATATAAGTGACAAGATGAAGTGTCCGCACCTTTACAGATTCTATTTCAGAGCAGCATCTCTCATATTCTTCTTTGTCATCTTTAAGTTTATTTGATATTGATTCTATCTGTACAATCAAAATAGGCAGTGTCAGCAAGAATTCTAGGTGGAAGCAGCAGGTTGATGAGTAGCTCAATGTAACGGATAATGATCTGGTACAGTGAAGAAATGCCATAGTTGTAACTCAAACTAGATCTTTTAAAATGGTCCAAGGTTCCAAGCTGACCTATTTACTATCCTACTTTATTGACACCGAGACACAATAATAACACAATTACACTCAAATTGTGGCACATTCTGCATATAAAGCAAAGCATTTCCACAAAGGGAAAGTCTGTAGGGAGAACACTCAGGTAAGCAACCTCCACAAATTCTAATGCCCTTCAGAAAATAGTATGTTTCATGATACCACCCTTCATTCCCTTACTAAGTTATGCTCTAGAGAAAGATATAAGAAGCACATGTCCAAGAAAAGGCTACTGACAAGTTTTCAATAGGCAACTCTGCCAGCGATTTTGGTTACCCAAAAAGATAAAAACGTGATCACCCTGCTAAGGCCAGCACACTTCAACCAGGCATAGTTTTATTTTACAGAACTGTTGATGATTTTACATCCCTGATGAAATATACTGATTCTGAACAGCTAAGTACAAAGCAACTATGCAAGTAAAGCTAACTCTGATTCAAATCCAGACACTTGAGAAACTGCTGTACCTCACGTTGCCGGTTTTGATACTCCTGCAAAACGTTTTGGTTAAGAAACAGcatagaatttgcttccgaTTCGGTATCTTGTATCGCAGCTTCCAGTTCTTCGATGGTAGTTGGCATCTGCAATTAGAAAGGGGTAGAAGCATCAATAAATGGATGCTAAGTGAATGCTGATAGGACGAATGATTTATTTGGACCATGGAAATGCCACCATCAAGCACATTGGGTACGTTAGATGAGAAAATGGCATAATCGCATAAAAATCCAGATGCTAATAATAATACAATAGAAATTACTGATGAACTTAATAAGAGTTACAAGACTGTGACGGATTTCGGACATTAAAATAAGAGTTCAAAAAATCTAACCATTCTCTATAGAAGGGCAAAACCCACATTTTTTTATTCCAAATAACTAACAAAACAGATACTCCAGTCGTCAGTTTCGAAGGCTGTGTACACTGTTTTAAAGACTACTTTCTAACACCACGATTGGACAACTTAACAAAACTTGTCGAGGGTTATTCTTGACAATGATTCCGGAGTGTACCGGTCGATAGGCACATGAACGACGCTCGTGGTGTGCgagtgtttgtgatgaactcaagaacacagagATTATCCAAATTCAGCCCTCGCTAAGGATAACAGCTATACATCTTGTATATTTTGTTATCAATGTTTGTGAACCGGTTACAGATGAATTTTCTTGACTCCTTCTCCCCTTACAACCCggatcctcctctctttatatgctagaaagaaggagaacttacaagtggccCTGTTTAGTAGACACAAGCCTGGCTAGATATTTTACTCTTTGATTGTTATCATGGAGAACCGGGTGAACCCAACTTGCCCTGAGAACTCTATCTGTCCGTCCCATTCGTGGAACGCCACCGCACCTGCCTCTCCCGGTCACCCAACCTGTCCTATCGCCGTGCGCCGCAAGTTCGTCTGTCAAGCCATCCCGTCACTACGCTTTGTAGAACACCACCGCACCTGCCTCTCCCGGTCACCCAACCTGTCCTATCGCCGTGCGCCGCAAGTTCGTCTGTTAAACCATCCCGTCACTACGTTTTatgagtctacctgcaaaatcatccacttgaCTAGTTGTTCTGCAGATCGCACCCCATCCGTCGCGTGGCGCAAGTCAGTCTACAACACCCCCACtctagcaattaatgctacgggacaagGCGTTGCCTATCTATGCCGGCCAAAACTTTGCTCGCTACAGGAGGAGCTTtgagaaggaaaacacttgagtagacaccaataaatacgattagacagGTTAGATATAGGCGTCCCGCGACCAGCAAGGACTGGTCGCAGGGCTATATTATATTGTAAGGAGGCTAGCCCTGCAAGCCTTGCGCTGGTCGTGCAAGCCAAAGGTTGGTCGCTCGATAGGCCAGGGTTCGGGAAAAATCCCCCGCCGGTCGCCACATTCCTTGTGGGACCTGTTAGCCAGAATACcaccttactcaatactccgacagTAGTCCCCAAACTTCCCCGTGACTGTGGCTAGATCTGGTCGCACCACTTGGGCTTTATGGGTACATAGTCCATACAGAGTGGTCGTCTCTGGTCGCATAACTTGGGCTCTGTGGGTACCTCACTCCTGGAAATACTGAGAAACCTCAACCGGCGCGGCATCCGAAGGGCTCGAAATCCAAGAGGACGCGCATGGAGAACCGAAAGTCCCTCGAGCCCAGCAGCATtcaatgtttctctctttctttttcaggACGTTTAACCTCCCCACGTGATGTGAAGTTCAAAGACGTGAAGTTCAAAGTCAAAATTTGAAAGCTAAGGTGTTGGTGTCCAGACACAGCCACACATGCATGGTTTTTTATCGGGAAGCAGTCGTAAACCCCCAGGATAGTAAATGATAGGATCGGATACATTTCCCGCAGTAGTTCCACCCTTCACCTCATGCGTGAATCAATGGCTAACCGAACTACAAAAGCAGGAGTTCACCTAGCCGACCACCCATCAAAGTTTTTGCAAGGGGATAAGGCAACTCTTCTTGTAGATCATGGCGTCTCCTCCCATTCCTCGTCGGAAAGGTCGATGATCTTGGAGGATGTGGCAAGGGATGTCGCCTCTGACGCCGGCTCCGCTCGTTGTGGTCCCCACGGGGCAGACAATCTCAAAGTCCTCTTTACGGGGTTGGAGTCGGCCGTCGTCATGCTTCCCTCGTTACAAAGGCAGTCTCCTCCTGTCGCTTTGGCTCGATCTACGGCCCGTGCAGTTGCCCCGGTTGAGATTATCGACAACTCCAACGACGAGGGTGAGATTAACTGGGACCTTCTGGAGGAGACCGACAGAGAGAAGGCAGAGGAGGTGCAGAAGGAGGGTCAGTCGGGTTTACCGGCACCGGTCAGTAGCTCCGGGAGGATCTTCACGCAGGCCACCCTCGCTGGCCACTACGCAGGCCATCATCCGATTCCTGGGGCGACCAGCTGTCACCCCAAGaaagagtataagaggttccttgactcgttcaagggtaAGTAGGGATCCACATACTTCGGAATTCTTGGAGGTGATGGATCTTCCTGATATGCTAGAGTTAGGTGGAACCTTTTCGTCAACCTGGCTCTAGCCACCCAAATCAATAGGAAAAGAACAAGCATGTAACAGGATAGTTAGCCCAATCAAATGTAATCGACCCGCCTATAACCAATCttttccatgaatgaaaatgttACAACCCTTTCTAATGGCCTCGCTGATGGCTGGAAGGCCACTCGGGAGCCATGCGAGCTTTGGACCGTACGGTCCTAACCGCTATCCGAAGTGTTCAGAGAGTTTTCCATGTGCTGTCGCGACGAGTAGGCTACGACTAGTCCACCCTATTCGCTAGTTAGGCTTTCGAAGCGCGGGACGGCCCTTAGCACGACAAGTCTTTCGGCGACGACTAGCGCCCGACCCGAgtgaggacttgtggccttgtggtcgttgtCTCGAGCTGTTTGTACCTTTGACATTGTGCAAGCAGCGATTCCACACCGTTCACGAGCCTTTGGCTATCTTGTCATTTTAACTTCCTGGTCGCCAGGTCCCATAGTGGATGTCGAGCGTTGTCGCGTGCAATGGTCAGCGAGCCAATCTAGCGGGGGTCCGCTAGTGGCCGTAAAATCTTGCTTTTAAAAAAGACTTACAAGTTATATTCCACGCTCATCCGAAAGGTTCTTCAAAATAGATAAACAGGCTCGTTTCCAAGTAACCCTATACATAGAACTTGCGTAACAGGACGATGTTCCAGGAGTTATGTAATTCATgtccgtcctccatggctaacttaACCGCACCAGATCGGGTAACATCGACCACTCTGTAGGGTCCTTCCCTATTAGGAGAGAGTTTATTCAGACCGACCTTATTTTGAATTTGCCTCAAGACAAGGTCGCCTACAACCAGTCTTCGCTTCCGCACCTAGCAGTTGTGATAGAGTAtgaggctttgctgatatcgAGCAGCTCGAATTAGGGCACACTcacggaactcttcgatcaggttttcATCATCCTCTCGTCGCGTAACCTGGTCGTTGTCCAAATAGTTGGCCACTCGAGACGATTGAAAAGTGATATTGgagggaagcattgcctctACACCAAAAACAAGAAAAGGGTTTCAACCGTAGCTCTATTGAAAGTCGTTTGCAATAACCAGAGTATTGTGGGTAATTCGTCCAACTAgtgtcttgaatagcttttaagctgaTCAAAGACTTAGGTTTTGATCTCTTGCAGCATCATCCCATTAGCCCTTTCGATCTGTCCGTTGCTATGTGGGTGTGCCACTGACACATAGCAAACTCtggtcccgatctcttcacAGTAGTCCTGGAAAGCATTACTGACGAACCGAGTCATGTTGTTCGTGATTATGCAATTTAGACTGCtaaaccgcactaccagcccccgtatgaacttaatcgaaAGGGCCAGTttcttactcaatactccgacaaAACTAAAATGGAGCTAGAacaaacattattaaaatattattctGCTATGTTCTCAAATGTCCAAATTACTTAATTTTTCTATTCTAAGTTATCTACATTGAACATTGCTACGAAAATATTAATATCCCAACTCGAAACAAAGGttattcaaacaaaatttaaacTATACCGCAAGAAACTCTTTCGCAAGGTCTTTGGTGATCATGGCTATTGACTCTGCATGCTGTTTCACAATAGACAGCTGCTGTTTATGCTCTTGAGTAATTCTTTTACCTGATGAGAAAATTAAAAAtgtgattatgaaaaaaaaatattttgtcagATGCTTCTAGACTACTCGAGTTATCAGTAGCAACTAAGATCTCCTAAAAACCAAGGAAATACTTAGAAAGCAGCTAAGCAACTTCAACTGCACCTGATAATTTGTAGTAAGGTGTGAAAGAAAATAGTGACTGTTTGAAGTTCCAACAAGACTAATATTATTCAACTTGATTAGCTGGGCATCTGAACCATTCATATCTCAAGCAATAATTCActtatttctctcttttttaaaacatatttcaATACATGATAATGTAATGACACGAATATTTTACAAGTAAAAAAACAATGCACTAATATATTGTGCCACATGCCTACAAAACAATTGACTATAAAGCATGGGGACCATGTTGTGAAAATTGCCCCCATTATTTGTAACCCCAAAGACCAAAAGATCAACCATTAACATGACAAATTGTCAACATGAGAAATTGTCACTGTTAAAGGGAGAAAAAGGTTGTTCTAGCCACTTTTCGCTATTTAATattgtttaaaataaatatcccctccgttcaaaaatacagggtgtattttattttgcaaaagtcaaactttgtatatTTTGACCAATAATTAGTAAAATTATCAATAtcttagtgtataaaaattatataactagatcCATATTTCAAAATACTTTTGACACTATAttggttttgtagctataaatgatatatctTGTGAGAAAACAATGGTCAAAGTCTAATTTCAAAGACCGGGCCACACTAAAATACGCCTTGTATtcttgaacggagggagtaaaaTGTTTACTTCACAGGTCGCTAGAAgcaggaaaaaaataaatatggtaAAACCAACTTACGATCTTCATATTCTCTAGCAGCTTGAACAGCATCCTTTTCAAATTTCTTAACATCCTTTTCCATCTCCCATATCTATGAGATGATCAATTATGGTTAAACAGAAAACAAATTTGCATATAAAGTACTTCCATAATACATTAATAACAGGCCAGATAATTACATCTGGTGATGCATTTAGACATAATAAACAATGTAAGACAAGCAGCTATTGTTCTATGAGCTCATCACCTTTATGACTACAGACAAATAGACCAACCCAAGATCCATTCCACCCAATAGTTCGTTCACTTCCCACTTATTTGGTTGTTCATTTTGTACACATGGTTGGTAAAGAAAAAGAACTAGAACGGGCCAGCCTGACTCAGTCCACTTGCATCCTGTTGATTGCATTTTTCTGGTTTGCCCCCATTGCATAGACACGTGAGCATTGTTAACATTACACCAAAATACTAGCAACAGTTATCCATAATTCCATATATATTACTGCAAATATTTCTTAAATAGTGGTGATTAGTTGGGTTCTAATCACAAAAAAATCAAACAGTAATTATTAATTTTTAGTAGCACGTACTATGTAATATAATGGGAACTGATAGTTCAGACAATCCCTTCTAAGAagtctatttttgcaaatataattaGAGGAAGGTACCTTTGCATCAAGCTCAATGGAAGCCATGTTCTTTTCTATGTAACTCCATTTGAGAGAAACAGCTTCAGTAAGCAAATTCTAAGACCATTGGAATCAAACTGAAGTAAGTACTAAGTACAACCAACTTGATGATGGTCTTCAAGATAAACACAATATTGGTGATTAGCATACATGCCATGCTTACTTTAAATTTTACCGCTGCTTGAAACCGCTTATCGTTTAACTTAGCCACCTCATCAACAAGCTTTCTTGTGATGGATTccacatcttcctctttgtataTGTCCTCCAGCTTTCTCCTTTTAACATCTAGAGAGAAGATAAGTTATCATACAATCTACATGTGGAAGAGCAGGAGAAAGTTTCGTACCAACACGCCTTTGTAATTCTTCTCGCTGCTTCTTTTGGGACCTCATCATGTTAATAATTCCTTCCTAGAAATTTGACAATCAAAATATAAGGGTTACCACAAATAACTTAACAATAATTGATTTAATTAAGTTAATTAAACTGAAATAGAACCTTTCGCTTGCGGATATCTGCCTCTTCATCTTCTAATTGCCTCTGCTTTTTCTGAAGCATTTTTAAGGCTTCATAAATTCCTTCAATACCTTTCATGTGATTTTCTTTCTGAACTCGAAGCCTTTCAATGTCATTTACATCCAGATCTGCATGAGCAAGCTGACAAGAATCACACGAGGCAGATGAATTGTATAAATAACAAATGTAATTAAGCTGAGATTGTAACACATACTGCACATGAAAAGGCGAGAAGGATTGACTGCATCTACAAATGCTGACATATGACCACCATATCTTGATTTGGACCACCGGTAATGGTTATCCGGAGTCCAAAAGTCAGAAATACCTAACTTTGGTACATCAAATGCTCTGTGATGAGTTTCATCTGTACCTATGTACTAAATACACACAAAAAAGGAGAAATGTGAGATAAAAACACAACTTTGAGTGGAAGATTCAAATAATAATCAATGCAACTTGGTACAGATTTATGAACAGAACATAAGCAGTTATACCGAACTATCCAAAGCAGCCTGACTGATTAAAACTTCTGTTACAGCAGGAGGAGCTTTGAATATTTGATCAAGTCGAGAGTAGATCCCAAGTTGCTGCATCTGGCAAAGGAAGATAAACAGAACAATCAATATTACTACCACATAGTCTTTTACAAGGCATGTTTTAAGTGTGCACAAAGGTTAAGAAAACTCTAAAGGTTGATAATGTCACCAAAGAGAATAGCTGTAGTACCCTTGCAAAGTGTAACGAAAGATGAAGGATGATGGTTAGTGTCAATGCTCATCCATAGAAATTAGGAAAGAGGATGCAATATATAAGGACAAATGCTTGGTCCATATCTGCTTACCTCTGGAGTAATGTTGAATGGTGCGGTTCTCATGCCTTTGTCTGCTATGTAGTTCAGAATAGGGATGTCACAGTGCTTCATTTCTTTAACCAAGTAGTCACGGTCGGAAGCATCCTGAGTGATGAATGCCTGACACATACAGCAAAATGGCAGTtactttattagtttatttacaGGAGTTAAAATGTTTTTCATAGGAAAAGAAACAACATGATGGTGTGTCATTGTTCACAAGTCAACAACGATAATAAACAAGGGacatttatttatataaaatagatTACAGAAATGCAATCCTATTGGACACTGATCATCTCCAGTAACTGGAGGACCAATCTGTCTCTGCACATTGACCAAGCACAAGACATGGGAATCTGCGGTGAAAGTATGGCACAAAGGAGATCCGGCAGCCACTGGTGCAATTTGTGTCCTTTCTGTAATTTTATGTAAatgataaataaaataaaaacagcATGCAGTATATACAATACAACACATTTTATCAACAATCAAAATATGAAACATTATCATTGTATTTGTACCTTCCATATATAGTTTGGAACATGGTTTTCCAGGTAAGACGCATGGAGCTTATCCTGAACATCTACCTGAGAACAGTGAAAACAAGGTATGCTGATAGGTATCTTGGctgcaaaagaaaaaggacagTTGACAGGTATGTAATAAACAAACCTCAAGGAGAACCGGCCCATAAACATCTTTCCTGAACTTCGATTTGTTCTCTTGCACCCAGTGATATGCTTCAGTGATTTTCTCAACGCCAGCATTTCGCAATGCTTGGAGTAGCTTATTGTTCTTACTTTCCATTTCTGTCAACCTGTAATAAATAAGTATTAGGTAACCTAGTCCTCAACGGAGTGCACATCAGTTGACAAGCAGGTTACCTATCAGAACACTTCCTCATGCTTTCTTTCTCTCGTGCTAACTGAGACTCCTTGGTATTCATTTCCCTTTTTAGCTCATTTATCTCAAAACTTACTTGTGCAATTCGGTCTGTGAGTTGTGCCTATGCAAAAACATAAGCTTAGCTACAGGTGCAGATACAATCATCAGGAAAATTGTGATACCATGAGCACATAAGCTGGACATGATACCAGATGGTTACAGATGCAAGCAAAAAAATGTAAGAATAGATAGCACAAGCTAGTATAGTAAGGTGAATAGATCAACCATCTCAGCTCTAGGTGGTTCATACGGCTGTAAATCTTCAAGTTCCCTTTCAGCAGCAGCAAGAGCTTCCTTTTCCTTCAAAATTCTTTGCTGGCGAGATTTTTCTTGTGTTTTCATATCTTCGATGTCATCAAATGTAGCTTTTAATCTTGCACTCTAGTACCAGGAAAAGAAATGTCAAAGACTGATAGCAGTAACATCGTACTAGATGCCTGATTTTGGTAAAGAATAGTTCATACCAGCTGCAGTTcctcatccatagcttcccggCGGTTGCTCATGTTTTGAGTTATTTGATTGCTTATCTTCTTTATATTTGAAGTATGAGTTGCCTTGTCTTTCTTGAGTTCTCTACAAAAAAAGGGAATAGCAAAAGGATGTGTATCCCTTTAGacctcaaaatcacaaccttaTTCCTTTAGACCTCAAATCACAACCTTTGATATTTCAGCGAACCACATTTTTAAGTTTAGATTTCTTCAATGTAAAGGCATGAGCATAAAGCTAAGTTGTAAAGAACTTTTTTTACTAAACCTGGAAAAAAACGTCAGAATATTTGCATTTTCCACTGGCATTATTCCTGACCTCTCAATGCCCTCttttcttagtgtttttgtttcttctttgaaTAACAACGGACATTTTTTATATCACTACATTCTAAATTTCTAATTGTCCTTTTTTTCCCTCCATTTATATGAAGCCACACCATGGATACTGTATAAGCTACTTCCAAGTTAATATCTAGTATCAaaaaatagaggggactcggcTGAGATGTACCCAAAAAGATTTCATTGAAGACAATCAGACAATGAAAGAATCCACCTGAATA from Phragmites australis chromosome 8, lpPhrAust1.1, whole genome shotgun sequence includes:
- the LOC133927258 gene encoding structural maintenance of chromosomes protein 5, translating into MAALRAAKRPKLDPGAAPQRGEDDYVPGNIVEIELCNFMTYDHLTCRPGPRLNLVVGPNGSGKSSLVCAIALGLAGDPNILGRASSVGAFVKRGEFSGHVKISLRGDTPEDKICITRKIDTKNKSEWLLNGATVPKKEVIDLIKKFNIQVNNLTQFLPQDRVSEFAKLSPIQLLEETEKAVGDPDLPVQHHQLVERSKELKALEVALKQNEQTLNNLKALNAEQEKDVERVRLREKLLRKAVLMKKKLPWLKYDMMKKEYIEVVQEQEKIVKKKMEEAARIWEDSKAPIKELKKDKATHTSNIKKISNQITQNMSNRREAMDEELQLSARLKATFDDIEDMKTQEKSRQQRILKEKEALAAAERELEDLQPYEPPRAEMAQLTDRIAQVSFEINELKREMNTKESQLAREKESMRKCSDRLTEMESKNNKLLQALRNAGVEKITEAYHWVQENKSKFRKDVYGPVLLEVDVQDKLHASYLENHVPNYIWKAFITQDASDRDYLVKEMKHCDIPILNYIADKGMRTAPFNITPEMQQLGIYSRLDQIFKAPPAVTEVLISQAALDSSYIGTDETHHRAFDVPKLGISDFWTPDNHYRWSKSRYGGHMSAFVDAVNPSRLFMCNLDVNDIERLRVQKENHMKGIEGIYEALKMLQKKQRQLEDEEADIRKRKEGIINMMRSQKKQREELQRRVDVKRRKLEDIYKEEDVESITRKLVDEVAKLNDKRFQAAVKFKNLLTEAVSLKWSYIEKNMASIELDAKIWEMEKDVKKFEKDAVQAAREYEDRKRITQEHKQQLSIVKQHAESIAMITKDLAKEFLAMPTTIEELEAAIQDTESEANSMLFLNQNVLQEYQNRQREIESISNKLKDDKEEYERCCSEIESVKGKWLPTLQTLVSKINDTFSRNFQEMAVAGEVSLDEHGLDFDQYGILIKVKFRQTSQLQVLSAHHQSGGERSVSTILYLVSLQDLTNCPFRVVDEINQGMDPINERKMFQQLVRAASQVNTPQCFLLTPKLLPDLEYSDACSILNIMNGPWIEKPAKAWSAGDCWRTVMSVGGH